One Paraburkholderia flagellata genomic window carries:
- a CDS encoding B12-binding domain-containing radical SAM protein — translation MDTMHSIPDSFRFTLVLIKPTHYDDDGYPIQWLRSVMPSNTLACMYALADDARERELLGPGVHFEIETCDETNQRVWPERIIRDLKAKGGRSMIGLVGVQSNQYPRALDLARQFRAAGLPVAIGGFHVSGCISMLPEMPAELKEAQAMGVALFAGEAEERRLDEVLLDAWNGAMKPLYNFMDTLPSLEGAPQPFLPRKHIERTAGTYTSVDLGRGCPYQCSFCTIINVQGHKSRFRTPDDLEKIIRQNATQGIDRFFITDDNFARNHDWEILLDRVIELREKEGIHCGFTIQVDTLCHKIPNFIEKATRAGVRRVFIGLENINPENLIAAKKRQNKITEYRAMLQQWRAHGAITYAGYIIGFPADTKESILRDIEIIKRELPIDILEFFMLTPLPGSEDHQTMVRNGEWMDPDINKYDTNHRVTHHPKMLDAEWEEAYRCAWSAFYSYDHIRTIVKRAAQIPNGRPKTIMRTIAWFRLMIEHEGVHPLEGGALRIKHRRDRRWGLPVESPLRFYPRYWSETAIKLAKYLRFYLRTEATLRKVMKAPERYAYTDIAITPLQEEEFEQLGLFHATSGGEAALAVHHRRIAIRSSGPSAA, via the coding sequence ATGGACACGATGCACTCGATTCCTGACAGTTTCCGATTCACTCTCGTCCTCATCAAGCCGACCCATTACGACGATGACGGCTACCCGATCCAGTGGCTCCGCTCGGTCATGCCTTCCAATACACTCGCGTGTATGTATGCACTCGCTGATGACGCGCGAGAGCGAGAGCTGCTGGGCCCTGGCGTCCATTTCGAGATCGAAACATGCGATGAAACCAACCAGCGGGTGTGGCCAGAGCGCATCATTCGTGACCTGAAGGCAAAGGGCGGGAGATCGATGATTGGTCTGGTCGGTGTCCAGTCGAACCAGTATCCGCGCGCGCTCGACCTCGCCCGCCAGTTCCGTGCCGCAGGCTTGCCGGTTGCGATCGGTGGCTTCCACGTCTCCGGCTGCATCTCCATGCTGCCAGAGATGCCCGCGGAGCTTAAGGAAGCGCAAGCAATGGGTGTGGCACTCTTCGCTGGGGAAGCCGAGGAGCGACGTCTTGATGAAGTCCTTCTCGACGCGTGGAATGGTGCAATGAAGCCCTTGTACAATTTCATGGACACGCTACCCTCGCTCGAAGGTGCTCCCCAGCCCTTCTTGCCGCGCAAGCATATCGAACGCACGGCAGGCACCTATACCTCGGTCGACCTCGGTCGTGGTTGCCCGTATCAGTGCTCGTTTTGTACCATCATCAACGTACAGGGGCACAAGAGTCGCTTTCGCACCCCCGACGATCTCGAGAAAATCATCCGCCAGAACGCAACGCAGGGCATCGACCGGTTCTTCATCACGGATGATAATTTCGCCCGCAATCACGACTGGGAGATCCTTCTCGACCGCGTCATCGAACTTCGGGAAAAGGAAGGCATTCACTGCGGCTTCACGATCCAGGTCGACACGCTCTGTCACAAGATTCCAAACTTCATCGAGAAGGCAACGCGCGCGGGTGTGCGACGCGTGTTCATCGGGCTTGAGAATATCAATCCCGAGAATCTGATCGCGGCGAAGAAGCGGCAGAACAAGATCACCGAATACCGCGCCATGCTGCAGCAGTGGCGCGCCCACGGCGCGATTACCTACGCTGGCTACATCATCGGATTCCCGGCGGACACGAAAGAATCGATCCTTCGCGACATCGAGATCATCAAGCGTGAATTGCCAATCGACATTCTCGAGTTCTTCATGCTCACCCCGCTTCCCGGCTCCGAGGATCATCAGACGATGGTAAGGAACGGTGAATGGATGGACCCGGACATCAACAAATACGACACCAATCACCGGGTCACGCACCACCCGAAAATGTTGGACGCTGAATGGGAAGAAGCGTATCGGTGTGCCTGGAGCGCGTTCTACTCGTACGACCACATCCGCACGATCGTCAAGCGGGCAGCGCAGATCCCGAATGGCCGGCCGAAGACGATCATGCGCACAATCGCCTGGTTCAGACTGATGATCGAACACGAGGGCGTGCATCCGCTCGAAGGGGGAGCCCTGCGGATCAAACACCGCCGTGACCGCCGTTGGGGGCTACCGGTCGAATCGCCGCTTCGCTTCTATCCGCGCTACTGGAGTGAGACCGCCATCAAGCTGGCGAAATATCTGCGCTTCTACCTCAGAACAGAGGCTACGCTCAGGAAAGTCATGAAGGCACCGGAACGTTACGCATATACGGATATTGCCATCACGCCGCTGCAAGAAGAGGAATTCGAGCAGCTTGGACTCTTTCACGCCACGAGCGGCGGCGAGGCAGCGCTGGCTGTCCACCACCGGCGTATTGCCATCCGGTCATCGGGCCCGTCTGCAGCGTGA
- a CDS encoding transposase: MTRLARHYVPEQPQHVILQGLTGPAFLDEGDYLYFLTCLADAARVADLAVHAWVLMPDAVQFLVTPSYESSLAMAMQAVGRRYVDTFNRRHGRRGTVWRGGYHATVIEPDRYFLLASQIIDHAPVRNGLVAEPGNYPWSSYTHHIGLRVDRLIKDHPLYRALGNTPFERQQSYRDLSAQPLDEREVENLMQSTLKGWVLGSAAYCEWAAQTANRRLTPLLLRDRPPRVRTAGAVAHEG; the protein is encoded by the coding sequence ATGACACGGCTTGCACGGCACTACGTCCCAGAACAACCGCAGCACGTTATCTTGCAGGGGCTCACGGGGCCCGCATTCCTCGACGAAGGAGACTACCTTTACTTCCTCACCTGCCTGGCAGACGCAGCGCGCGTCGCCGATCTGGCAGTCCACGCGTGGGTACTCATGCCCGACGCGGTGCAGTTCCTCGTCACGCCTTCATACGAATCGAGCCTGGCGATGGCGATGCAGGCGGTTGGCCGTCGCTATGTCGACACCTTCAACCGCCGCCATGGACGCCGCGGTACGGTGTGGCGTGGCGGGTATCACGCAACCGTGATCGAGCCCGACCGGTATTTCCTGCTCGCAAGTCAGATCATCGATCATGCGCCGGTGCGCAACGGCCTTGTGGCCGAACCGGGAAACTACCCATGGTCGAGCTACACGCACCACATCGGGCTGCGTGTCGACCGCCTCATCAAGGACCATCCACTCTACCGTGCACTCGGCAATACGCCGTTCGAGCGCCAGCAGTCCTACCGCGATTTGAGCGCACAGCCTCTTGACGAGCGCGAGGTCGAAAATCTGATGCAGTCCACGCTCAAGGGCTGGGTGCTCGGCAGCGCCGCGTATTGCGAGTGGGCGGCGCAAACAGCCAACCGGCGTTTAACGCCGCTGCTGCTGCGCGACCGGCCGCCCAGGGTTCGTACGGCAGGTGCCGTCGCACACGAGGGCTAA
- a CDS encoding DUF4148 domain-containing protein: MQSRPKIRLTLTALVLLLTGCTAGGVPHSGPHLSPTECRDLASLGRNAPPTMALHKSELAALRKAGYNPSPWNDPYYPEDLEAAQRLVDYWFDTECQQFQPG, from the coding sequence ATGCAAAGCCGCCCGAAAATCCGCCTGACGCTGACTGCGTTGGTGCTCCTGCTGACCGGATGTACCGCCGGCGGCGTGCCACACAGCGGGCCACATCTGAGCCCAACGGAGTGCCGTGACCTGGCCTCGCTTGGACGCAACGCGCCTCCGACGATGGCACTACACAAGAGCGAACTCGCGGCTCTGAGGAAAGCGGGCTACAACCCGTCACCATGGAACGACCCCTACTATCCCGAGGATCTGGAGGCGGCACAGCGCCTGGTCGACTATTGGTTCGACACGGAGTGCCAGCAGTTTCAACCCGGATGA
- a CDS encoding M14 family metallopeptidase, which yields MSNTQFRALFSRNYAEARDKFLNAATARGLAVDSHVLPLEGKDGETLATDVVLDGPRDAANLVILISGVHGVEGYCGSAIQTGVLGLGPVTGPDTAVLHIHAVNPYGFSHSRRATQENVDLNRNFVDFSASQPVNERYAQIHDLLLPATWPPADDDEATLDLLRRQWGARGFQRAVGLGQYAFADGLHYGGAEPAWSNRTFRRILRDYAQRCLRIGSIDIHTGLGPYGHGERIFACLDEGGALARARRWWGEHVTSVTQGTSTSIPMTGPIQYGQFEECPQAEHTNICLEFGTHAPSLVLPAMRAEHWLHRCGGADVAQAASIRQALKDAFYPQADDWQAAIWQQGRDVFLQTVRGLQEAANTTEAG from the coding sequence ATGTCGAACACTCAATTCCGCGCACTGTTCAGCCGCAACTATGCTGAAGCGCGCGACAAATTCCTCAATGCCGCCACCGCGCGCGGCCTCGCCGTCGACTCGCATGTCCTGCCGCTCGAAGGCAAAGACGGAGAGACGCTCGCAACCGATGTCGTGCTGGACGGACCGCGTGATGCTGCGAATCTCGTGATTCTCATCAGCGGCGTGCACGGCGTGGAGGGCTATTGCGGTTCCGCGATCCAGACCGGCGTGCTGGGTCTCGGGCCTGTCACCGGCCCCGACACTGCCGTGCTGCATATCCACGCCGTCAACCCTTACGGCTTTTCGCATTCTCGTCGCGCGACGCAGGAGAACGTCGATCTCAACCGTAACTTCGTCGATTTCAGCGCCTCGCAGCCAGTGAACGAGCGTTACGCGCAAATCCACGACCTGCTGTTGCCCGCCACGTGGCCACCCGCGGACGACGACGAAGCGACGCTCGACCTGTTGCGCAGGCAATGGGGTGCGCGCGGCTTTCAGCGCGCAGTCGGACTGGGCCAGTACGCCTTCGCGGACGGGCTCCACTACGGAGGCGCCGAACCGGCTTGGAGCAATCGCACATTCCGCCGGATTCTTCGCGACTACGCCCAGCGTTGCCTTCGCATCGGCTCGATCGACATTCATACGGGCCTCGGTCCCTATGGCCACGGCGAGCGGATTTTCGCCTGTCTCGATGAGGGCGGCGCTTTGGCGCGCGCCCGCCGCTGGTGGGGCGAGCACGTGACCTCGGTGACTCAGGGCACGTCGACGAGCATTCCGATGACCGGCCCAATTCAGTACGGACAGTTCGAAGAGTGCCCGCAGGCCGAGCACACGAATATCTGCCTGGAGTTCGGTACGCATGCGCCATCGCTCGTGCTGCCCGCAATGCGCGCCGAGCACTGGCTGCACCGCTGCGGCGGCGCCGACGTGGCGCAGGCCGCGTCGATTCGCCAGGCGCTCAAGGACGCGTTCTATCCACAGGCCGACGACTGGCAAGCCGCGATCTGGCAACAGGGACGCGACGTATTTCTGCAGACCGTGCGCGGTTTGCAGGAAGCAGCGAACACGACCGAGGCCGGTTGA
- a CDS encoding LysR family transcriptional regulator has protein sequence MNEIRAITTFVRAAALGSLRGAAVDQGISPQAASHAVMQLEKELGVRLFHRTTRKLSLTEEGQRLLDSVEPALAILSSALDEARRSKEDVAGMLRVSAPRAFGLPVLWPYFEEFQRRYQNVQLEVQFDDQFTDLVTDRSDVGFRGGPPPSGGSIARRLVPIQLIVCASPEYIERNGAPRTIEELAQHRCTGYRRANTGKLAQWQFRIGDEIVYRDVPAAICVNDTELETQAVLSGLGIGQLGSFNATAHIRSGRLIPLLMQHATEYGTIYIYYKHRTEQSLRVKTFIDFMVERMAGNRNFFLDPSELRAAQQPQPKRAAKRRGS, from the coding sequence ATGAACGAAATTCGTGCGATCACCACTTTCGTCCGTGCCGCGGCGCTCGGAAGCCTGCGTGGCGCGGCGGTCGATCAAGGCATCTCGCCGCAGGCCGCGAGCCATGCGGTGATGCAATTGGAGAAGGAGCTGGGTGTGCGGCTCTTTCATCGGACCACGCGCAAGCTGAGCCTGACCGAGGAGGGCCAACGGCTTCTCGACAGCGTGGAACCGGCGCTCGCCATTCTGTCGTCCGCGCTCGACGAGGCCAGGCGCTCGAAAGAAGATGTGGCCGGCATGCTGCGCGTGAGCGCGCCGCGCGCATTCGGGCTCCCGGTCCTGTGGCCGTACTTCGAGGAATTCCAGAGGCGCTATCAGAACGTGCAACTCGAAGTGCAATTCGACGATCAATTCACGGATCTCGTGACCGACCGCTCCGATGTGGGATTTCGCGGTGGACCGCCGCCTTCGGGCGGCTCGATCGCACGCCGGCTGGTGCCGATTCAGCTGATCGTGTGCGCATCACCGGAATATATCGAGCGCAATGGCGCACCGCGGACCATTGAAGAACTCGCTCAACATCGCTGCACAGGGTACCGCCGCGCGAACACGGGAAAGCTTGCGCAATGGCAATTCCGTATCGGCGATGAAATCGTCTATCGCGACGTGCCTGCTGCCATCTGCGTGAATGATACGGAACTGGAAACGCAGGCTGTGCTTTCAGGTCTCGGCATCGGCCAGTTGGGTAGCTTCAACGCCACGGCGCATATCAGAAGCGGTCGACTCATTCCGTTATTGATGCAGCACGCCACCGAATACGGCACGATCTACATCTACTATAAGCATCGAACCGAACAATCGCTGCGCGTGAAGACGTTCATCGACTTCATGGTTGAGCGCATGGCCGGCAACCGGAACTTCTTCCTCGATCCGTCCGAACTTCGCGCTGCGCAGCAGCCTCAGCCGAAACGTGCTGCGAAGCGACGTGGATCGTAG
- a CDS encoding porin, with protein sequence MKKTMIAGLVLASMNGAANAQSSVTIFGSLDTGLTYVNNVHGSSSFAMADGINKNNSLGFTGVEDLGGGKHALFKLENGYSVDTGALGQGGLLFGKQAYVGLGDASIGDLTLGRQYDFAYSMLRYLPCLSCGIYSVENGDLDRVSGERLNNTVQFMSRSFGGFSAGAQYSFGASSGSTTTNAGRAVSATLQYTGSALAAGAYYTDINGAPVYAGMTGASEIFGRPITPATALLVDKQRIFGFGATYAPGAWRVSALYTNTHLELGSASAQDQVIHVGGDYRPRPDLVLATKVSYDKLDASHWLTLSCGVDYLLSKRTDVYLDVHAQRAFGDGTKASIALAGTSSTDKQFLSRVGIKHLF encoded by the coding sequence ATGAAAAAGACCATGATCGCCGGCCTCGTGCTGGCCAGTATGAACGGTGCTGCGAACGCGCAGTCGAGCGTGACGATCTTCGGCAGCCTCGATACCGGGCTGACGTACGTGAACAACGTTCATGGCAGTTCGTCGTTCGCCATGGCAGACGGCATCAACAAGAACAATTCGCTGGGTTTCACGGGTGTCGAAGATCTGGGCGGCGGGAAGCACGCGCTATTCAAGCTAGAAAACGGCTATTCGGTGGATACGGGTGCGCTGGGGCAGGGCGGGTTGCTGTTCGGCAAGCAGGCCTACGTCGGCCTGGGCGACGCGTCGATTGGAGATTTGACGCTCGGGCGTCAATACGACTTCGCGTACTCCATGCTTCGCTATCTTCCCTGCTTGTCCTGTGGCATCTACAGTGTCGAAAATGGCGACCTGGATCGGGTCTCCGGTGAGCGGTTGAACAACACGGTGCAATTCATGTCGCGCAGTTTTGGCGGCTTTTCTGCCGGGGCACAGTACAGCTTCGGTGCAAGTTCCGGCAGCACGACGACAAACGCCGGGCGCGCGGTAAGTGCGACGCTGCAATACACCGGCAGCGCGCTTGCCGCAGGCGCCTATTACACCGACATCAATGGCGCACCCGTCTACGCCGGCATGACTGGCGCATCGGAAATCTTCGGGCGCCCGATCACGCCCGCTACAGCCCTGCTCGTCGACAAGCAGCGCATCTTCGGGTTTGGCGCAACCTATGCACCAGGTGCGTGGCGGGTGTCAGCGCTCTATACCAATACCCATCTGGAACTTGGGAGCGCCAGCGCGCAGGATCAGGTGATTCACGTTGGCGGAGACTATCGGCCCCGGCCCGATCTCGTGCTCGCCACCAAGGTCTCGTACGACAAGCTCGATGCGTCGCATTGGCTGACGCTGTCATGCGGCGTGGACTATCTGCTCTCGAAGCGGACGGATGTCTACCTCGACGTGCATGCGCAGCGGGCATTTGGCGACGGCACGAAGGCATCGATCGCTCTGGCTGGCACCTCGTCGACGGACAAACAATTCCTCTCGCGTGTGGGTATCAAGCACTTGTTCTAA
- a CDS encoding MFS transporter, whose translation MRSTLVDAPGNCPGAPHTETAGAVSGVRPVISRKAVAAAVTGNALEFYDFVIYAYFAVYIGRAFFPVGGQYGSLLLAAATFGVGFFTRPLGAVLIGAFADRAGRKPALILTVALITVGTLGMAATPSYASIGMAAPLIVVLCRLVQGFALGGEVGPATALLIEAAPPGRRALYASWQLASQGIAVAVGGMFGVLVSMTLRADQLAAWGWRIPFIVSLLLVPVAVYIRRSLPETLEDNDGRTASEVLGGVVRTHRRYLVLGVLMTLSGAVSSQIGNYMTTYAIQTLKLPPTIAQTSALVGGLLTFAGGLLGGWLCDMRGRKIVLIAPRVLLMLLSVPMFLWLQAAPGAMSFLVVTVILALLTAMSATAAMVVMPELLPATFRSTGVSLVYAIGTTLFGGTTQFAVTALIAWTGSPMSPAWYMVATSVLSLAAMAMLPETRNVDVSR comes from the coding sequence ATGCGTTCTACCCTTGTCGACGCGCCCGGCAACTGCCCAGGCGCCCCACACACAGAGACGGCCGGAGCCGTTAGCGGCGTGCGACCGGTCATCAGCCGCAAGGCCGTTGCGGCGGCTGTTACCGGCAACGCGCTCGAATTCTACGATTTCGTGATTTACGCGTACTTTGCCGTCTATATCGGGCGCGCGTTCTTTCCGGTCGGCGGTCAGTACGGGAGCCTGCTGCTTGCAGCCGCGACGTTCGGCGTGGGCTTTTTCACGCGCCCGCTAGGTGCGGTGTTGATCGGCGCTTTTGCCGATCGCGCGGGCCGCAAGCCCGCACTCATTCTCACGGTCGCGCTGATCACGGTCGGCACCCTGGGCATGGCCGCCACGCCGTCGTACGCCAGCATCGGCATGGCGGCGCCGCTCATCGTGGTGCTATGCCGGCTCGTGCAAGGCTTTGCGCTAGGCGGCGAAGTCGGTCCGGCGACGGCGCTTCTCATCGAAGCCGCACCGCCCGGGCGGCGTGCGCTCTACGCAAGCTGGCAGCTCGCAAGCCAGGGCATCGCGGTTGCCGTGGGGGGCATGTTCGGCGTTCTGGTATCGATGACGTTGCGCGCGGACCAGCTGGCGGCATGGGGCTGGCGTATTCCGTTCATCGTGAGCCTGCTGCTCGTTCCTGTGGCTGTCTATATTCGCCGGAGCCTGCCCGAAACGCTCGAGGACAACGACGGCCGTACGGCATCCGAAGTATTGGGCGGCGTCGTTCGCACGCATCGCCGCTACCTGGTGCTGGGCGTGTTGATGACGTTGTCGGGCGCGGTCTCCTCGCAGATCGGCAACTATATGACGACCTACGCGATCCAGACGCTGAAGCTGCCGCCAACTATCGCGCAGACCAGCGCACTGGTCGGCGGCCTGTTGACGTTTGCGGGCGGGCTGCTCGGCGGATGGCTGTGCGACATGCGCGGCCGCAAGATCGTGCTGATTGCACCGCGCGTGCTCCTGATGCTGTTGAGCGTGCCAATGTTCCTGTGGCTGCAGGCCGCGCCGGGCGCAATGAGCTTCCTGGTGGTGACGGTGATTCTCGCCTTGCTGACGGCCATGAGCGCGACGGCGGCGATGGTGGTCATGCCCGAGCTGTTGCCCGCGACTTTCCGTAGCACGGGGGTGTCGCTCGTCTACGCAATCGGCACGACGCTGTTCGGCGGCACCACGCAGTTTGCCGTCACGGCCTTGATCGCCTGGACCGGCAGCCCGATGTCGCCCGCCTGGTACATGGTGGCGACCAGCGTGCTGAGCCTTGCCGCCATGGCAATGCTTCCCGAAACACGCAACGTGGACGTGTCCAGATAG
- a CDS encoding oxidoreductase has translation MADAQQGGFKRVWFITGASRGIGALIAEAALADGNAVVAAGRNVQAIVERLGESAALLPVALDVTNEAQAKSAVQLAVEKFGRVDVLVNNAGFGLLGAVEESADKDVRRMYDTNVFGLLNVTRAVLPTMRANRSGHVINISSIGGYRAAAGFGVYSSTKFAVEGITEALHAELKPLGVHATVVEPGYFRTDFLDASSLVVAPDVIDDYDETSGAVRRKAVQMNHNQPGDPTKLAAALITLVDATDPPLRLPLGTDTLAAIAAKNAYVTQETQAWKDLSTSTDFTA, from the coding sequence ATGGCAGACGCTCAACAAGGTGGCTTTAAGCGCGTATGGTTCATCACCGGCGCTTCGCGAGGCATCGGCGCATTGATTGCCGAAGCAGCGCTCGCGGACGGCAACGCCGTCGTGGCCGCCGGACGTAACGTTCAGGCTATCGTCGAGCGTCTCGGCGAGTCGGCTGCGTTGCTGCCGGTCGCGCTGGACGTGACCAATGAGGCCCAGGCAAAGTCGGCGGTGCAGTTGGCGGTTGAAAAATTCGGCCGCGTCGATGTATTGGTCAACAACGCCGGCTTCGGTCTGCTCGGTGCGGTCGAAGAATCCGCGGACAAGGACGTGCGCCGCATGTACGACACAAATGTATTCGGACTGCTGAACGTTACGCGTGCCGTGTTGCCGACGATGCGCGCAAACCGCTCTGGCCACGTGATCAATATTTCATCGATTGGCGGCTATCGGGCCGCGGCCGGATTTGGCGTGTACTCGTCGACGAAGTTCGCCGTCGAAGGCATTACGGAAGCATTGCATGCCGAACTGAAACCGCTGGGCGTTCACGCGACCGTTGTCGAGCCGGGCTATTTTCGCACCGACTTTCTGGATGCGTCCTCGCTTGTCGTTGCGCCCGACGTGATCGACGATTACGACGAAACCTCGGGCGCGGTTCGCCGCAAGGCCGTGCAGATGAATCACAATCAGCCCGGCGACCCGACGAAGCTTGCGGCCGCATTGATCACGCTCGTCGACGCGACTGACCCGCCGTTGCGCCTTCCGCTCGGCACGGACACACTGGCTGCCATCGCTGCGAAAAACGCTTACGTGACGCAGGAAACGCAAGCGTGGAAGGATCTGTCGACGTCGACCGACTTCACTGCTTGA
- a CDS encoding cupin domain-containing protein has protein sequence MEIHVSTDAFPYLTRINVLYSLGEIIDVPALVAANSHPWYNQTLCQVNQSVVRLGVVQGEYHWHKHDAEDEFFYVVSGHFLIDLEDRLVDLSPGQAFVVRKGLLHRPRAPEKTVILMVEAAGIVPTGDT, from the coding sequence ATGGAGATCCATGTGAGCACCGATGCCTTTCCGTATCTGACCCGTATTAACGTCCTCTACTCCTTGGGCGAAATTATCGACGTGCCTGCTCTCGTGGCGGCAAACAGCCATCCCTGGTACAACCAGACGCTCTGCCAGGTGAACCAGTCGGTGGTCCGGCTAGGTGTCGTGCAGGGCGAATATCACTGGCACAAACACGACGCAGAGGACGAATTCTTTTACGTCGTGAGTGGGCACTTCCTGATCGACCTCGAGGACAGGCTCGTGGATTTGAGTCCGGGACAAGCCTTTGTCGTGCGTAAAGGCCTGCTTCATCGCCCGCGAGCACCAGAGAAAACGGTGATTCTGATGGTCGAGGCCGCGGGAATCGTTCCCACCGGCGACACGTGA
- a CDS encoding gamma-glutamyl-gamma-aminobutyrate hydrolase family protein: MPLDPTPVQRRPVVGIIADSIEHYGHRGHSVLHGYVRAVATIARALPVVLPACSEALHGETLAAMLDGIVLTGSPSNVAAERYGASALPATTRQDPWRDSAVFDVLPGLIAAGIPTLGICRGLQELNVMYGGTLEAAVHAQPGRLDHREGDHDRPIERWYDDSHAVRIMPGGVLDQLATNPVEQVNSLHHQGIDRLGDGLRPEAVATDGLVEAFSIRSAPQFTLAVQWHPEMRIDDSPLSLAIFEAFGAACRSRLDKRAPIARV; encoded by the coding sequence ATGCCTCTCGATCCGACCCCAGTCCAGCGCCGCCCTGTTGTCGGCATCATCGCCGATAGCATCGAGCACTACGGGCATCGCGGGCATTCCGTCCTGCACGGCTACGTGCGTGCCGTCGCCACGATCGCGCGCGCATTGCCCGTGGTGTTGCCGGCCTGCTCCGAGGCACTGCACGGCGAGACACTGGCCGCGATGCTCGACGGCATCGTCCTGACCGGCAGCCCCTCCAATGTCGCTGCCGAGCGCTATGGTGCTTCGGCGTTGCCAGCAACGACAAGGCAGGACCCCTGGCGCGATTCGGCCGTATTCGACGTGTTGCCGGGTCTGATCGCAGCCGGTATCCCGACGCTCGGCATTTGCCGTGGCTTGCAGGAACTCAATGTGATGTATGGCGGCACGCTCGAAGCCGCGGTTCACGCACAGCCTGGCCGGCTCGATCATCGCGAAGGCGATCACGACCGGCCCATCGAACGCTGGTACGACGACAGCCACGCCGTTCGGATCATGCCAGGCGGTGTGCTCGACCAACTCGCCACGAACCCGGTGGAGCAGGTGAATTCGCTGCATCACCAGGGAATCGACCGCCTGGGCGACGGGTTGCGCCCGGAGGCCGTCGCAACCGACGGACTTGTCGAGGCGTTCTCGATTCGCTCCGCGCCGCAATTCACGCTGGCTGTTCAGTGGCACCCCGAGATGCGCATCGACGACAGCCCGCTGTCTCTCGCCATTTTTGAAGCCTTTGGCGCCGCTTGCCGTTCGCGCCTGGACAAGCGCGCACCCATTGCGCGCGTTTGA
- a CDS encoding glycine zipper 2TM domain-containing protein, with the protein MMPMFSTRSVLAAALVAAASLSLSACVAPGYAPYGAQQGYQAQYSAPAYSQPAYAQPGTVQQPAYAPPPAPQQPYDTQSNGQYGSQYNSQYGNQYGTQYGTISRIQPLSSATGASGIAGTVVGALVGGVLGNQIGGGHGRDAATVIGALGGAYAGNHIGQQMGQPAGFQIDVQLSDGSTRAFNVPTPGDLRPGDRVQVNGSQLARY; encoded by the coding sequence GTGATGCCCATGTTCTCTACCAGGTCCGTCCTCGCCGCCGCGCTTGTGGCTGCAGCAAGTCTCTCGTTGTCAGCCTGCGTTGCGCCGGGTTACGCGCCGTACGGCGCACAGCAAGGCTACCAGGCCCAATACTCAGCGCCTGCGTATAGCCAGCCCGCCTATGCGCAACCGGGCACGGTGCAGCAGCCCGCCTACGCGCCGCCGCCGGCCCCGCAACAGCCGTATGACACGCAAAGCAACGGCCAGTACGGTTCGCAGTACAACTCGCAATACGGCAACCAATATGGCACGCAGTACGGCACGATCTCGAGAATCCAGCCCTTGAGTAGCGCCACGGGTGCCTCGGGCATCGCCGGAACCGTGGTCGGCGCACTGGTTGGCGGTGTTCTCGGGAATCAGATCGGAGGCGGCCACGGTCGCGACGCCGCGACCGTCATCGGTGCGCTGGGTGGAGCGTATGCAGGCAACCATATCGGCCAACAGATGGGCCAGCCCGCAGGATTCCAGATCGACGTGCAGCTGAGCGACGGCTCCACTCGCGCGTTCAACGTGCCGACACCCGGCGACCTGCGCCCGGGCGACCGCGTACAGGTGAACGGCAGCCAGCTTGCGCGTTACTGA